In Candidatus Woesearchaeota archaeon, the following are encoded in one genomic region:
- a CDS encoding GNAT family protein, whose translation MLKRLTKTEELDQVNNYLIDLNNEERLLHYFIGGRLDLETMPNSSEWSKMDRISKIDDRVIGYITVNIDRNSMRGDCFAFLSITERLNPILVSDTLKLIDDLFNHYGINKIEFNCSAKNPALKGYRTFIKRYGGREIGYGREVFKLMNGQYVDEVLFEVLSSEWKYTRRK comes from the coding sequence ATGCTAAAGAGACTGACAAAGACTGAAGAGTTAGATCAGGTAAATAACTATCTTATTGATCTTAATAATGAAGAGAGACTACTTCATTACTTCATAGGTGGGAGATTAGACTTAGAAACTATGCCAAATAGTTCTGAATGGAGTAAAATGGATAGGATATCAAAGATTGATGATAGAGTAATTGGTTATATAACAGTTAATATAGATAGAAACTCTATGAGAGGTGATTGCTTTGCATTTTTATCTATTACTGAAAGATTAAACCCTATATTAGTTTCAGATACATTGAAACTTATAGATGATCTGTTTAATCACTATGGAATTAATAAGATAGAGTTTAATTGCTCTGCTAAAAATCCAGCTTTAAAGGGATATAGAACTTTCATAAAGAGATATGGTGGTAGAGAGATAGGTTATGGTAGAGAAGTGTTTAAGCTTATGAATGGTCAATATGTGGATGAAGTTCTGTTTGAAGTTCTATCAAGTGAATGGAAATATACAAGGAGAAAATAA